One window from the genome of Streptomyces cadmiisoli encodes:
- a CDS encoding PP2C family protein-serine/threonine phosphatase, translated as MAQCLPFVIALGVLVIEVSPAHDLVTGPVLTTTPALAALTLGPVGTLAAAAVALAVSVITATVNEAWGTPLVTGNFLGLLVVSLAGVLLSRAVRRRRQSELDQIRRVALAAQEVVLRPFPERLGPVWAAGLCLTAEAEAQIGGDLYDAVQTRYGVRLIVGDVRGKGLSAVRAVAAVLGAFREASHYTADLQEVMDRCEAALRREAALPGAYPEQVLMEGFTTALMAQVPADHVVRLVNRGHPPPYLLHQGKALALMPSAPQPPLGLGDLVPGPPVTSESHPFLPGDRLLLYTDGVIEARDRDSRFFPLPETMERIPAATTPREYLDELHQALIRHTGGPLSDDVAMILIDRLA; from the coding sequence ATGGCGCAGTGTCTGCCCTTCGTCATCGCGCTGGGCGTTCTGGTCATCGAGGTCTCGCCCGCCCACGACCTGGTCACCGGCCCCGTTCTGACCACCACGCCCGCGCTGGCCGCACTGACGCTCGGCCCGGTCGGCACCCTCGCCGCCGCGGCCGTCGCCCTGGCCGTGAGCGTGATCACCGCCACCGTCAACGAGGCGTGGGGCACCCCTTTGGTCACCGGCAATTTCCTGGGCCTGCTCGTGGTGTCGCTGGCCGGAGTCCTGCTGAGCCGGGCGGTGCGCAGGCGCAGGCAGAGCGAGCTCGACCAGATCCGCCGGGTCGCCCTCGCGGCGCAGGAGGTGGTCCTGCGGCCCTTCCCCGAGCGCCTCGGCCCGGTGTGGGCGGCGGGCCTGTGCCTCACGGCGGAGGCGGAGGCCCAGATCGGCGGGGATCTGTACGACGCGGTGCAGACGCGGTACGGCGTCCGGCTGATCGTCGGCGACGTCCGGGGCAAAGGGCTCAGCGCCGTGCGCGCGGTCGCGGCCGTACTGGGGGCGTTCCGGGAGGCCTCGCACTACACGGCGGATCTCCAGGAGGTCATGGACCGCTGCGAGGCCGCACTCCGGCGCGAGGCGGCATTGCCCGGTGCCTACCCCGAGCAAGTCCTGATGGAGGGATTCACCACCGCCCTCATGGCACAGGTGCCGGCCGATCACGTGGTCCGGCTGGTGAACCGCGGCCATCCGCCGCCGTACCTGTTGCATCAGGGCAAGGCCCTGGCCCTGATGCCGAGCGCTCCCCAGCCGCCGCTCGGCCTGGGCGACCTCGTCCCCGGCCCGCCCGTCACATCCGAGAGCCATCCGTTCCTGCCCGGCGACCGGCTGCTGCTCTACACCGACGGTGTGATCGAGGCCCGCGACCGCGACAGCCGCTTCTTCCCGCTGCCGGAGACGATGGAACGGATTCCCGCCGCTACGACTCCGCGCGAGTACCTCGACGAACTGCACCAGGCACTGATCCGGCACACCGGCGGACCCCTGTCGGACGACGTGGCGATGATCCTCATCGACCGGCTCGCCTGA
- a CDS encoding SpoIIE family protein phosphatase, with protein sequence MPSGDVLVLIDEGGRVVEWGRPAEELFGWSAEQAVGRSVTALLREAATGPDGARRRKRLADAAAVRVEPVLRDASVLWLVRTAEDTARGQDLAMLEAVFAHTPVGLLVLDDGLRVVRMNSALGEVCDPREERAGPVTGRPFAEVCPFEDPEAEATVAQGVMRDGQPVVNRIVRGFRVPAGPRRRTHSASYFPLRDVRGAVSGVVATVVDVTERENATSRLALLDAVRTRVGRRLNVMDVCQELVDAVVPAFADTADVEVIEDVVRGEDPPSAPVHRDVRLRRAASRGRENGPPAGAVRPLAANTPFAQVLSDLRPRLLPLDGDSPWRAADPERADVVERSGAHSLIVVPLALHGQVLGVVSFYRRRQEDSFEQDDVAVASAVCSHAAFCIDHARQFMREWMIASTVQRRLLPQHPVSLDTVEISPLRLAGPEGGGAWFDAIALPGARTALVVGDVAGQGVAAAGTMGLLRTAVHTLAALDLQPDELLARLNDTAARLFTARASLPPMDPLSDEPLTAGCIVAIHDPVNLTCTIARAGLPEPVAVLPDGTTADLSVPPGPPLAGTDNAPFPATTVSLPEGSTLAMGTSVLADEVLAPSGAFRRLLTDAGARPLPEVRETIAHAFADVPRTREALLLLARTKALPADRVMTCDLPADPEAAPIARAAARHQLSVWGVDEETAFTTELIVSEFVSNAVRYGAPPLRLRLLHDRVLTCEVSDAAASAPQVRHARTVDETGRGLFIIASLADQWGTRYQAIGKTVWAEQPTGEPPPPERIAGDPV encoded by the coding sequence ATGCCCAGCGGTGACGTGCTCGTGCTCATCGATGAGGGCGGCCGGGTGGTCGAGTGGGGACGTCCGGCCGAGGAGTTGTTCGGCTGGTCCGCCGAACAGGCCGTCGGCCGCTCGGTGACCGCGCTGCTGCGCGAGGCGGCCACCGGCCCCGACGGTGCAAGGCGCCGGAAGAGGCTCGCCGACGCGGCCGCGGTGCGGGTCGAACCGGTACTGCGGGACGCTTCCGTGCTGTGGCTGGTGCGTACGGCGGAGGACACGGCGCGGGGGCAGGATCTGGCCATGCTGGAGGCGGTGTTCGCCCATACCCCGGTGGGGTTGCTGGTCCTCGACGACGGTCTGCGCGTGGTCCGTATGAACAGTGCTCTCGGGGAAGTGTGCGACCCGCGCGAGGAGCGGGCGGGACCGGTGACGGGCAGGCCGTTCGCCGAGGTGTGTCCGTTCGAGGACCCCGAGGCGGAGGCCACCGTGGCACAAGGTGTCATGCGGGACGGGCAACCCGTGGTGAACCGGATCGTCCGGGGCTTCAGAGTGCCCGCCGGGCCGCGGCGGCGTACTCATTCCGCGTCGTACTTCCCTTTGCGCGACGTGCGTGGCGCCGTTTCGGGAGTGGTGGCGACCGTGGTCGACGTGACGGAGCGGGAGAACGCGACAAGCCGCCTCGCCCTCCTGGACGCGGTCCGTACACGGGTGGGGCGCCGGCTCAATGTGATGGACGTCTGCCAGGAGTTGGTGGACGCGGTGGTGCCCGCCTTCGCCGACACCGCCGACGTCGAGGTGATCGAGGACGTCGTGCGCGGGGAGGACCCTCCCTCTGCCCCCGTCCACCGGGACGTCCGGCTGCGCCGAGCAGCCTCCCGAGGCCGTGAGAACGGTCCTCCGGCCGGTGCGGTGCGCCCGCTGGCGGCGAACACTCCCTTCGCGCAGGTCCTGTCCGACCTCCGGCCCCGCCTCCTCCCGCTGGACGGGGACAGCCCGTGGCGGGCCGCCGACCCCGAACGCGCCGACGTCGTCGAGCGGTCCGGCGCGCACTCGCTGATCGTCGTACCGCTGGCACTGCACGGCCAGGTGCTGGGCGTGGTCAGCTTCTACCGTCGGCGGCAGGAGGATTCCTTCGAGCAGGACGACGTCGCGGTGGCGTCCGCGGTGTGTTCGCACGCGGCGTTCTGCATCGACCACGCCCGCCAGTTCATGCGCGAGTGGATGATCGCCTCGACCGTGCAGCGCAGGCTCCTGCCCCAGCATCCGGTGTCGCTGGACACCGTGGAGATCTCTCCGTTGCGGCTGGCCGGGCCGGAGGGCGGTGGTGCCTGGTTCGACGCGATCGCACTGCCCGGCGCGCGCACCGCGCTGGTCGTCGGCGACGTCGCGGGGCAGGGTGTGGCCGCGGCCGGCACGATGGGGCTGCTGCGCACCGCCGTCCACACGCTCGCCGCCCTGGACCTGCAGCCCGATGAACTGCTGGCCCGCCTCAACGACACCGCGGCCCGCCTCTTCACCGCACGTGCCTCACTGCCTCCGATGGATCCCCTGAGCGATGAACCCCTGACCGCCGGATGCATCGTCGCGATCCACGACCCGGTCAATCTGACCTGCACCATCGCCCGCGCCGGCCTGCCGGAACCCGTCGCGGTCCTGCCCGACGGCACGACGGCCGACCTCTCGGTGCCCCCGGGTCCACCGCTCGCCGGAACGGACAACGCCCCCTTCCCCGCGACCACCGTCAGCCTGCCCGAGGGCAGCACGCTGGCGATGGGTACGTCCGTACTGGCCGATGAGGTCCTGGCACCCTCCGGCGCGTTCCGCCGACTCCTGACCGACGCCGGGGCGAGGCCCTTGCCGGAGGTGCGCGAGACCATCGCGCACGCGTTCGCCGACGTCCCGCGCACCCGCGAGGCCCTGCTGCTCCTCGCCCGCACGAAGGCGCTGCCCGCGGACCGGGTGATGACCTGCGATCTGCCCGCGGATCCGGAGGCCGCGCCGATCGCCCGCGCGGCGGCCCGCCATCAGTTGAGCGTCTGGGGGGTGGACGAGGAGACGGCGTTCACCACCGAGTTGATCGTCAGCGAGTTCGTGAGCAACGCGGTCCGCTACGGCGCTCCCCCACTGCGACTGCGCCTGCTCCACGACCGGGTGCTCACCTGCGAGGTCAGCGATGCCGCGGCCAGCGCTCCGCAGGTGAGGCACGCGCGCACCGTCGACGAGACCGGCCGGGGCCTGTTCATCATCGCCAGCCTCGCGGACCAGTGGGGAACCCGCTACCAGGCCATCGGTAAGACGGTCTGGGCGGAACAGCCGACAGGGGAGCCACCGCCCCCGGAACGGATCGCCGGCGACCCGGTGTGA
- a CDS encoding aldehyde dehydrogenase family protein: MPTGVCTRGLAASHRFAARVRVGVVEVNRPTTGLDLNVPFGGGGDSSSNTFREQGAVAVDFNTWSKSVYLGWDAGT; the protein is encoded by the coding sequence CTGCCGACGGGGGTCTGCACCCGCGGTCTCGCCGCCTCCCACCGCTTCGCCGCACGGGTGCGCGTGGGTGTGGTCGAGGTCAACCGGCCGACCACCGGCCTGGACCTCAACGTCCCGTTCGGCGGTGGCGGCGACTCCTCCAGCAACACCTTCCGCGAGCAGGGCGCGGTCGCGGTGGACTTCAACACCTGGTCGAAGTCGGTCTACCTCGGCTGGGACGCGGGGACTTGA
- a CDS encoding carbohydrate kinase family protein, giving the protein MRIAVTGSIATDHLMTFQGRFADLLSAGRAGRVALSYEVHSLDVRRGGVAANIAFGLARLGLRPLLVGAVGNDFADYRSWLERHGVDTSGVRESRTRHTARSMSTTDADQNKIASFYAGAMAEAREIELASFRGIDLVVVSPNDPEAMLRHTAECRARGIRFAADPSQQLVRLDGPRVRALIDGAAYLFGNAYERGLCAQKTGWSDAQILGRVGVRVTTLGSAGVVLDRAGSGPLRVPAVRADTAVDPTGAGDAFRAGFLAATAWGLGLERAAQVGGLVAVHAVETVGGQGYVWRRHSFLTRMRQSYGDGAAAEVAACLEP; this is encoded by the coding sequence ATGCGCATCGCGGTGACGGGTTCCATAGCCACCGACCACCTGATGACCTTTCAGGGCCGGTTCGCCGACCTCCTGTCGGCCGGCCGGGCCGGTCGGGTCGCGCTCTCGTACGAAGTGCACAGTCTCGATGTCCGCCGGGGCGGCGTGGCCGCCAACATAGCCTTCGGCCTGGCCCGTCTCGGCCTGCGCCCGCTCCTGGTCGGCGCCGTCGGGAACGATTTCGCCGACTACCGGTCCTGGCTGGAGCGCCACGGCGTCGACACCTCGGGAGTGCGGGAGTCGCGGACCCGGCACACCGCGCGCTCCATGTCGACGACCGACGCCGACCAGAACAAGATCGCCTCCTTCTACGCCGGTGCCATGGCCGAGGCCCGGGAGATCGAACTGGCGTCGTTCCGGGGCATCGACCTGGTGGTCGTCTCTCCCAACGACCCCGAGGCCATGCTCCGCCATACCGCCGAGTGCCGGGCCCGCGGCATCCGGTTCGCGGCCGATCCCTCGCAGCAACTGGTCCGCCTGGACGGCCCGCGGGTCCGGGCACTGATCGACGGCGCGGCCTACCTGTTCGGCAACGCGTACGAGAGGGGTCTCTGCGCACAGAAGACCGGCTGGTCGGACGCACAGATCCTGGGCCGGGTCGGTGTCCGTGTCACCACGCTCGGATCGGCCGGGGTGGTCCTCGACCGCGCCGGGTCCGGGCCACTGCGCGTCCCGGCGGTGCGGGCGGACACGGCGGTCGATCCCACCGGCGCGGGTGACGCGTTCCGCGCCGGCTTCCTCGCCGCGACGGCCTGGGGACTCGGCCTCGAACGTGCCGCCCAGGTCGGCGGCCTCGTCGCCGTCCACGCGGTGGAAACGGTGGGGGGTCAGGGGTACGTCTGGCGCCGGCACTCCTTCCTCACACGTATGCGGCAGTCCTACGGTGACGGGGCCGCCGCGGAAGTCGCCGCGTGTCTCGAACCCTGA
- a CDS encoding CU044_2847 family protein translates to MSRLIELSDGALVEVESQGGEIELVSAGLASRVDRAADQIGPLLERICRPIRAYLDDGGEASGAREAEVEIAIGFEGEGNAYLARAKSSAALVVRIRLEAARADGA, encoded by the coding sequence GTGAGCAGGCTCATTGAGCTCTCGGACGGTGCGCTCGTCGAAGTGGAGTCCCAGGGAGGGGAGATCGAACTCGTCTCCGCCGGTCTGGCGTCGCGCGTGGACCGGGCGGCGGACCAGATCGGTCCGCTGCTGGAGAGGATCTGCCGGCCGATCCGCGCGTATCTGGACGACGGCGGTGAGGCCAGTGGCGCCCGTGAGGCCGAGGTGGAGATCGCCATCGGCTTCGAGGGCGAGGGAAATGCCTATCTGGCACGGGCGAAGAGCAGCGCGGCACTGGTCGTCCGCATCCGACTCGAGGCCGCCCGTGCCGACGGCGCCTGA
- a CDS encoding trypsin-like peptidase domain-containing protein, with translation MPTAPEDSLVRISSTRAERRDTGTGFVIGGDDSGAHVVTCHHVLEAVGGADAVQVNGARAEVLAADPTADLAVLRVEGLDAPVLPLSPLARTGDAVSLLGFAPFGRADGPLVLRTRPAVLSRSTSLYPRAGGRPVRLWELSVLGSRGLETGNSGGPVLDRSGAVVAVVNARQPSTDTGYAVSVEALRGMWNGMPAQAGDTVASGGHGGAPDGDLFVGRAAELGALHTWTLDENCRMVALVGAGGVGKSALVERFSLLTTPDAGPSPLGFDHVSWCRLLNAPPVEEIVEGLVRDLSEQAEVELPDSLEGRIDRLLHYLTSRRCLVVLDNLDSLLSEEPGRIRFRKDHESCAGLLQALSRGGHRSCVLITGRRLPDELSRLEDPAGRVRFLRVEGLDTASGVQLLAAVGGLTTGDAPLRQVVERCSGNPLVLQLAARHIRDVFGGDVGEFLADEGEIFDGLDEILTAQLERLAPSGQDLLLMMAALREPRQLGDLRDRIINVRSRRRIALDLELLQRSLPLERSAAGYSVQPMMMEFLTQVIISRAEREILDGEIDGVLHSHALLSASSKEYIRTAQRRVILDPLLTILGERLGEVGLRARLLALAERERLGAALRRSHVAGNVINLLGTLDRTLSGVDFSSLVVREAHLQELRLADVNFRDARFEHTTFPESLDRVYGVAASADGAYIAAGCADGRVTVWRRSGHTEMFTATHDSWVRAVAFSPDAALLATGGGDTSVRVWRVGTGERHLTLDGHAGRVRALAFGPDSDVLFSAGDDGAIKAWSMATGAPALEMTGHTGSVRALSLHAGDRLYSAGDDGIVRIWAASTGTLLDELADAGQPIWSLAVDASEGVLVHGSPDGTVAVRDLPGGAVRHRRREHTGLVWSVVLTADGTALSAGEDRLIRCWDIDSGTVVRTIPGHTQWVRSLALCANDEVLVSGGDDRTVRQWEMPSGRCVEMLTGHMARLWSAAFSPDGGWLAGAGNSRDIRVWDAGTGRPVRVLRGHEHWVWQVAFSPDGTKLASAGNDRTVRLWDVAGGRCTAVLTGHTTWVWSVAFAPDGTRLASGADDGTVRVWTTDGPRAEHVLRGHSGGVRSVCFSSSGHVLASGGYDGRVMLWDARSGERLHLWQAHRGVVRSVAVTPDGTGLATGGDDGAVRVWRLPTGEPLRQFTDAHGPVRSLTLTTDGRFVVAGSDDGHIRFLPVRDDVPPVRNDVSLPATIDAGCAVKVVTVAPGTGALGWVDDDGAVSVQASCTGPVVRTFREDRAFERVDIRGASGIGAARGSTLRHLGAIL, from the coding sequence GTGCCGACGGCGCCTGAGGACTCGCTCGTCAGAATCAGCAGCACGCGCGCCGAACGGCGGGACACCGGCACCGGCTTCGTCATCGGCGGCGACGACAGCGGGGCCCATGTCGTCACCTGCCATCACGTGCTGGAGGCCGTGGGCGGCGCCGACGCGGTCCAGGTCAACGGCGCTCGCGCCGAGGTGCTCGCGGCGGACCCGACGGCCGATCTCGCGGTGCTCAGGGTCGAAGGGCTCGACGCACCGGTCCTCCCGCTGAGTCCCCTCGCCCGGACGGGGGACGCCGTGAGCCTGCTGGGGTTCGCGCCGTTCGGCCGGGCCGACGGTCCGCTCGTCCTGCGCACCCGCCCGGCCGTGCTCTCCAGGTCGACCTCGCTGTACCCGCGCGCCGGGGGCCGGCCCGTCCGGCTGTGGGAGCTGTCGGTGCTCGGCAGCCGAGGTCTGGAGACGGGGAACAGCGGCGGCCCGGTGCTCGACCGGTCGGGCGCCGTCGTCGCCGTGGTCAACGCCAGACAGCCCAGCACGGACACCGGATACGCCGTATCGGTGGAGGCACTGCGCGGGATGTGGAACGGCATGCCCGCGCAGGCCGGCGACACGGTCGCGTCCGGCGGGCACGGCGGCGCGCCGGACGGCGACCTCTTCGTCGGCCGGGCGGCCGAACTGGGCGCGTTGCACACCTGGACGCTGGACGAGAACTGCCGGATGGTGGCACTCGTCGGTGCGGGCGGCGTGGGAAAGAGCGCGCTGGTCGAACGGTTCTCACTGCTCACGACACCTGATGCCGGGCCGTCCCCGCTCGGTTTCGACCATGTGTCGTGGTGCCGGCTGCTGAACGCCCCGCCGGTGGAGGAGATCGTGGAGGGGCTGGTGCGCGACCTCTCCGAGCAGGCCGAGGTCGAGCTGCCCGACTCGCTGGAAGGCCGTATCGACCGTCTGCTGCACTATCTGACCAGCAGACGGTGCCTGGTCGTGCTCGACAATCTCGACTCGCTGCTGTCCGAGGAACCCGGCCGGATCCGGTTCCGGAAGGACCACGAGTCCTGCGCCGGACTGCTCCAGGCGCTGAGCCGAGGTGGTCACCGCAGTTGTGTGCTCATCACCGGCAGACGGCTGCCCGACGAGCTGTCCCGTCTCGAAGACCCTGCCGGGCGGGTCAGGTTCCTTCGCGTCGAGGGACTGGACACCGCTTCGGGTGTGCAACTGCTCGCCGCGGTGGGCGGCTTGACCACCGGCGACGCTCCGCTCCGGCAGGTGGTCGAGCGGTGCAGCGGCAACCCGCTGGTCCTCCAGCTGGCCGCGCGGCACATCCGCGACGTCTTCGGCGGCGACGTCGGGGAGTTCCTGGCCGACGAGGGCGAGATCTTCGACGGTCTGGACGAGATCCTGACCGCACAGCTGGAGCGGCTCGCGCCGTCCGGCCAGGACCTGCTGCTGATGATGGCGGCGCTGCGTGAGCCCCGGCAGCTCGGCGATCTCCGGGACCGGATCATCAACGTCCGCTCCCGCCGGCGTATCGCCCTGGACCTCGAACTCCTGCAGCGCTCACTGCCGTTGGAGAGATCCGCGGCCGGCTACTCCGTGCAGCCGATGATGATGGAGTTCCTCACGCAGGTGATCATTTCGCGGGCGGAGCGGGAGATCCTCGACGGTGAGATCGACGGGGTCCTGCACAGCCACGCCCTGCTGTCCGCGTCTTCCAAGGAGTACATCCGGACGGCCCAGCGCCGAGTGATCCTCGACCCGCTCCTGACGATCCTGGGCGAACGGCTGGGCGAGGTGGGACTGCGGGCCCGGCTGCTGGCGTTGGCGGAGCGGGAACGGCTGGGTGCCGCGCTGCGCCGCAGCCACGTGGCGGGGAACGTCATCAACCTCTTGGGAACGCTGGACCGCACCCTCAGCGGCGTCGACTTCTCCTCGCTCGTGGTCCGGGAAGCCCATCTGCAGGAACTCCGCCTCGCCGACGTGAACTTCCGGGACGCCCGGTTCGAGCACACGACGTTTCCCGAGTCGCTGGACCGCGTCTACGGTGTGGCGGCCTCGGCCGACGGTGCGTACATCGCGGCGGGCTGCGCCGACGGCCGGGTCACGGTGTGGCGGCGGTCCGGGCACACGGAGATGTTCACGGCGACACACGACAGCTGGGTGCGGGCCGTCGCCTTCTCCCCCGACGCCGCACTGCTGGCGACCGGCGGTGGCGACACATCGGTTCGGGTGTGGCGGGTCGGTACCGGGGAACGGCATCTGACGTTGGACGGCCACGCGGGACGGGTCCGCGCGCTGGCTTTCGGGCCCGACTCGGACGTCCTGTTCAGCGCGGGCGACGACGGCGCGATCAAGGCCTGGAGCATGGCGACGGGGGCCCCGGCCCTGGAGATGACCGGCCACACCGGGTCGGTGCGGGCCCTGTCGCTGCACGCCGGTGACCGGTTGTACAGCGCGGGCGACGACGGGATCGTACGGATCTGGGCGGCGTCCACCGGAACGCTGCTCGACGAACTCGCCGACGCCGGTCAGCCGATCTGGTCGCTGGCCGTCGACGCGTCCGAGGGCGTCCTGGTCCATGGTTCCCCGGACGGTACGGTCGCCGTCCGCGACCTGCCCGGCGGTGCCGTCCGCCACCGGCGCCGGGAACACACCGGACTGGTGTGGAGCGTGGTCCTCACGGCGGACGGGACGGCCCTCAGTGCCGGCGAGGACCGGCTGATCCGATGCTGGGACATCGACTCCGGCACGGTGGTCAGGACGATCCCCGGACACACTCAGTGGGTGCGTTCCCTGGCGCTCTGCGCGAACGACGAGGTGCTCGTCTCGGGCGGTGACGACCGCACGGTACGGCAGTGGGAGATGCCGTCGGGCCGCTGCGTGGAGATGCTGACCGGGCACATGGCCCGGCTCTGGAGCGCGGCGTTCAGCCCGGACGGCGGGTGGCTGGCCGGTGCGGGCAACAGCCGGGACATCCGGGTCTGGGACGCCGGTACGGGCCGTCCGGTCAGGGTGCTGCGCGGCCACGAACACTGGGTGTGGCAGGTGGCGTTCAGCCCGGACGGCACGAAGCTGGCCAGCGCCGGTAACGACCGGACCGTGCGGCTCTGGGACGTCGCCGGCGGCCGGTGCACCGCCGTGCTGACCGGCCACACCACCTGGGTCTGGTCGGTCGCCTTCGCACCGGACGGCACCCGTCTGGCCTCGGGCGCGGACGACGGCACCGTGCGCGTCTGGACGACGGACGGTCCGCGCGCGGAACACGTGCTGCGCGGCCACTCGGGCGGCGTCCGCAGCGTGTGCTTCTCCTCGTCCGGGCACGTTCTGGCCTCGGGCGGCTACGACGGCCGGGTCATGCTGTGGGACGCCCGGTCGGGCGAGCGGCTGCACCTGTGGCAGGCACATCGCGGGGTCGTCCGGTCCGTCGCCGTCACCCCCGACGGCACGGGACTCGCCACAGGGGGCGACGACGGCGCGGTCCGGGTGTGGCGCCTGCCGACCGGAGAGCCGCTCCGGCAGTTCACCGACGCGCACGGTCCGGTCCGGTCGCTCACCCTCACGACGGACGGCCGCTTCGTCGTCGCCGGGTCGGACGACGGGCACATCCGCTTCCTCCCCGTGCGGGACGACGTCCCTCCCGTGAGGAACGACGTGTCGCTGCCCGCCACGATCGACGCCGGCTGCGCGGTCAAGGTGGTGACCGTCGCCCCCGGGACCGGGGCGCTCGGGTGGGTGGACGACGACGGAGCGGTGTCCGTGCAGGCCTCCTGCACGGGTCCCGTGGTCCGGACGTTCCGGGAGGACAGGGCCTTCGAACGCGTGGACATCCGCGGCGCGTCCGGGATCGGCGCGGCACGCGGCAGCACACTGCGCCACCTCGGCGCGATCCTCTGA
- a CDS encoding class II aldolase/adducin family protein, with translation MTRRQVWLTPPVFGDPAEERRYRKTHLTAALRIFGSLGYDEGIAGHLSVRDPERPDHFWVNPFGVAFGKVRLDDLILVSPDGDVIEGDRPVNHSGWVLHNAILRARPDVISVVHAHSAHGKAWSALGRLLDPLTQDACVFHRDHALIKFNGLLRTPAQGQEVAGGLGSCKAAILQNHGLLTVGAGIDEAAWWFVAMDRACHVQLMAEAAGEVSRVPEDLAESAGAGPVTDRSRLYGWASFQPMVEAVLEDAPEMLLPRPRKG, from the coding sequence ATGACTCGACGACAGGTTTGGCTCACCCCGCCCGTGTTCGGCGATCCGGCCGAGGAACGCCGGTACCGGAAGACACATCTGACGGCCGCCCTGAGGATCTTCGGCTCCCTCGGCTACGACGAGGGCATCGCCGGCCACCTCTCGGTGCGTGACCCCGAACGCCCGGACCACTTCTGGGTCAACCCCTTCGGCGTCGCCTTCGGCAAAGTACGCCTCGACGACCTGATCCTCGTCTCGCCGGACGGTGACGTGATCGAGGGCGACCGCCCGGTCAACCACTCGGGCTGGGTACTGCACAACGCGATCCTCCGGGCGCGGCCTGACGTGATCTCCGTGGTCCACGCGCATTCCGCGCACGGCAAGGCGTGGTCGGCGCTCGGCCGGCTGCTCGACCCGCTCACCCAGGACGCCTGTGTCTTCCACCGCGACCACGCCCTGATCAAGTTCAACGGGCTCCTGCGCACCCCCGCCCAGGGCCAGGAGGTCGCCGGGGGACTCGGTTCCTGCAAGGCGGCGATCCTCCAGAACCATGGTCTGCTGACCGTCGGCGCCGGCATCGACGAGGCCGCCTGGTGGTTCGTCGCCATGGACCGCGCCTGTCACGTGCAGCTGATGGCCGAGGCGGCCGGCGAGGTGAGCCGCGTCCCGGAGGACCTCGCCGAGAGCGCCGGCGCGGGACCCGTCACGGATCGGAGCAGGTTGTACGGGTGGGCCTCCTTCCAGCCCATGGTCGAGGCCGTGCTGGAGGACGCCCCGGAGATGCTGCTTCCCAGACCCCGGAAGGGGTGA
- a CDS encoding zinc-dependent alcohol dehydrogenase yields the protein MRAVVVHPGMDVRVERVPDPGPCEDHGAVVAVRLAGICGSDLRTLRTGRTAHRPGHEFVGDVVAVGAGVGRWRPGSRVFGSALVGCGRCAHCRASDPLRCHDGSRVLGEGPDLPGAQADYVYVPAADRSLHAQGTFSDATALLLTDALPTGWAGAERLDVGPADDVLVVGLGPVGLCAVAVCSMRGARRIFVADPDGERRRSAERLGAEPLDPLLPVPEQIREHTGGGAHCVFDAVGDRESVAEAIRSAAVGGRVALLGMAVAADTPVPLRRVGAYGLTLHGVICAPSAIWPGLVPEVTAGRFDLDRIVAAPRPLRDARHAYDDALAAIGGAKFPLRP from the coding sequence GTGCGCGCCGTCGTGGTCCACCCCGGTATGGACGTGCGAGTGGAGCGGGTGCCGGATCCCGGGCCGTGCGAGGACCACGGGGCCGTGGTCGCGGTACGGCTCGCCGGGATCTGCGGGTCCGATCTGCGGACGCTCCGCACCGGTCGGACCGCCCACCGCCCGGGTCACGAGTTCGTCGGCGACGTCGTCGCGGTCGGCGCCGGGGTCGGACGGTGGCGACCGGGCAGCCGGGTCTTCGGCTCCGCCCTCGTCGGCTGCGGCCGATGCGCTCACTGCCGGGCATCCGACCCTCTGCGGTGTCACGACGGGAGCCGCGTACTCGGCGAGGGCCCCGATCTGCCGGGCGCGCAGGCCGACTACGTGTACGTACCGGCGGCCGACCGGTCCCTGCACGCGCAGGGCACCTTCAGCGATGCCACGGCTCTGCTGCTCACCGACGCCCTGCCGACCGGCTGGGCGGGCGCCGAACGGCTGGACGTGGGGCCCGCGGACGACGTCCTGGTCGTGGGGCTGGGGCCGGTCGGACTGTGTGCCGTGGCCGTCTGCTCGATGCGGGGGGCACGCAGGATCTTCGTGGCCGATCCGGACGGGGAGCGGCGGCGGTCGGCGGAACGCCTCGGCGCGGAGCCGCTCGATCCTCTCCTGCCGGTCCCGGAACAGATCCGCGAGCACACCGGCGGCGGGGCCCACTGCGTGTTCGACGCCGTCGGAGACCGGGAGTCGGTGGCCGAGGCGATCAGGTCCGCCGCGGTCGGGGGCCGGGTGGCGCTGCTCGGCATGGCGGTGGCCGCCGACACTCCCGTACCGCTGCGCCGCGTCGGTGCGTACGGTCTGACACTCCACGGGGTGATCTGCGCACCGTCGGCGATCTGGCCGGGCCTGGTCCCCGAGGTCACCGCCGGGCGTTTCGACCTCGACCGGATCGTGGCCGCGCCCCGGCCGTTGCGGGACGCCCGCCACGCCTACGACGACGCCCTCGCCGCGATCGGTGGAGCCAAGTTCCCGCTGCGGCCCTGA